The following are encoded together in the Syngnathus typhle isolate RoL2023-S1 ecotype Sweden linkage group LG5, RoL_Styp_1.0, whole genome shotgun sequence genome:
- the tet3 gene encoding methylcytosine dioxygenase TET3 isoform X3 yields the protein MEIGSHDRLQEGVLSLELSNGVNCYPNDEASKKTEQKREADGPQKQSWVPTLGKVEQQPSLKHNSRYANPRKPVHHVDMEDAHNLVTFSAIAGNLPPSSTSSCIQMQPDMMQLYEKFTREMGAGGARVGNSAEAINIGHLPAEDMKTLQKALNHAKHGHKPPNCDCDGPDCPDYLEWLEKKIKLATSENQDTSKRTDLPHLHSNIQQSHLQDQPFLQANGGHRHLTPSYPQQQQQTQGPHAGQAPCSKLPPIPCSPQVLSIAKERNVSLQTAIAIEALTQLSGTGTHGAGAPDQALFNNNLYHHQHSPNLTSPPPNCTNLIPSSAVTCPSSRSQSVPPGLHTDQQAAVSCEHHRPQSQGQPPHASTSPFPGQGNPQSFGRSPEQWVQGTHGGSEELLSRYAGTTYSRSDPMSELKQLLGDSSRKFVNTSFKLSSTQHLTENGIMQAQGKPSLPRIKQESDFGDHSPSMGHYNMDNGQLQVGQYPGAPMSPGQAAIRHSTQAALQQHLHYKRNLFSSHSPGFGASGPAPFQNVKKWWPQMEANGFTHMSIKQEPKQPKRKKISQGSPVIKSMSGTLSGSLLPKSKQIIIKKTKQKASVPTFLPKSQITVDKTAVLMMGRANTLNDLQPHSLPLLPSHSNSTQAAAAGLPAPAQSQVSNANLSMAPSSTNSALSVSNSTQMVSFSPQMAHGAHAKSKEVDSLVHTNANIASALTSTSIPNTTQLPGLINVDPKYEELILQFEAEFGDTAADTPSGKAKSEAVTASRIMNQSQTSTQDLTSSITHNQPSFNSAAPRVNNKEMDGDKDEFGAPAELTPNEASTVTPVKEQQEPLSSIPQNSHTPLDKHPQHGQTQETFNVPCSPMPKRMKIQATGDVAVLSTTCYSEEDTPTKDGLSFSPSLKGFLESPLKYLDTPTRSLLDTPSKDLQADLPTCTCVEQTLVKDEGPDYNHLGSGPTVASIRDLMETRYGEKGEAVRIEKVVYTGREGKSSRGCPIAKWVIRRGSEKEKLLCLVRHRAGHYCANAVIIILIMAWEGVPRSMADTLYREISDTLTKFGNPTSRRCGLNDDRTCACQGKDPDTCGASFSFGCSWSMYFNGCKYARSKVPRKFRLQGDHPEEENKLRDQFQNLATEVAPLYKRLAPQAYSNQCQSESKASDCRLGLKAGRPFAGVTACLDFCAHAHKDQHNLYNGCTVVCTLTKEDNRMVGGIPPDEQLHVLPLYKISTTDEFGSEEGQELKMKTGAIQVLQAFRREVRKLPEPAKSCRQRRLDAKKAASEKKKSKLQQKAAETPEKTVAKSEVLFSESPQHPGNKAIIKQEVLPNIKKEPLNGSMDGHALQAADAIKTMCPHPAYYARGGLPTTGQPSAGDPVNGYNHNLPASHYGFYNYPSNALFGPKMRTYEGRNGSLSNAGRMTFQVDKKPDSRSLQARPAHSYPGHLEQPDQFNSQSSVSNQSRPSSVSSEASNRGTPVIKQEPMDMPVCEDTASPCDTPQPSTPWPGNRFDGNVAPMNWDHHNTKQRPENSFAHEEKPMIHQQQASPYPQPWTAFPGSNSRTAASPVSHVPPSSSPHLGVLGNIHQGSPRPTTPRPSTPHPGTPQPGLPHPFLLPHIGNSQSPSHTPQPATPRQWASPAPSPEPTSWAMGHGTYSPGLKHSNPAGAYPDKMWSKTGESRCSTPLGVQEKSWKSCGGSVAGSTPSPTPEGRLFPDALQQSDQACWDHSRAESDGQSFKGRERDDNEVWSDSEHNFLDPNIGGVAVAPAHGSILIECARRELHATTPLKKPDRSHPSRISLVFYQHKNLQQPMHGLALWEAKMKMLAEEARQRQQEAARLGLSQEEIKALSKKRKWGSMAAGAMLGAGQSKDKREGPVTRLAPTLHTTSIVDVSPYAFTQPTGPYSHFV from the exons ATGGAAATTGGGTCACATGACCGCCTCCAGGAAGGCGTGCTGAGCCTGGAACTGTCCAATGGGGTGAATTGCTACCCTAACGACGAGGCATCTAAGAAAACTGAGCAGAAGAGGGAAGCAGATGGACCACAAAAGCAGTCCTGGGTACCAACACTTGGCAAAGTTGAACAGCAACCATCATTGAAACATAACAGCCGTTATGCAAACCCAAGAAAACCTGTCCACCATGTGGACATGGAAGATGCTCACAATCTGGTCACTTTTTCTGCCATTGCCGGTAACTTACCTCCTTCCTCCACCTCTTCCTGCATCCAAATGCAACCTGACATGATGCAGCTGTATGAGAAATTCACCCGGGAAATGGGTGCCGGCGGGGCTCGGGTTGGAAACTCTGCAGAGGCGATTAATATAGGCCACCTACCTGCAGAAGACATGAAAACGTTGCAAAAGGCACTGAACCATGCAAAACATGGTCACAAGCCTCCTAACTGCGACTGTGATGGGCCTGATTGTCCAGACTACCTTGAGTGGCTGGAGAAGAAGATTAAGTTGGCAACCAGTGAGAATCAAGACACCAGCAAGAGGACTGATTTGCCACATTTACATTCGAACATTCAGCAATCCCATCTGCAGGATCAGCCCTTTCTCCAGGCAAATGGTGGCCACCGCCACTTGACTCCTTCATACCcccagcaacaacaacaaacacaaggTCCTCATGCTGGCCAAGCACCCTGCTCAAAACTTCCTCCAATTCCCTGCTCTCCCCAGGTGCTCTCTATAGCCAAGGAAAGGAATGTCAGTCTTCAAACAGCTATTGCCATAGAAGCCCTTACACAGTTATCTGGAACTGGGACTCATGGTGCTGGTGCTCCAGATCAAGCCCTCTTTAATAACAACCTCTATCATCACCAACATAGCCCAAACCTCACATCTCCACCTCCAAATTGCACTAACTTGATTCCATCCTCTGCAGTTACCTGTCCATCATCACGCTCTCAGTCCGTCCCTCCAGGATTACACACTGACCAGCAGGCAGCAGTGTCCTGTGAGCACCACAGGCCCCAATCCCAGGGTCAGCCACCCCATGCTTCTACCTCTCCCTTTCCAGGACAGGGAAATCCTCAGAGTTTTGGCCGGAGTCCCGAGCAGTGGGTACAGGGCACACATGGAGGTTCCGAAGAGCTCCTGTCCCGCTATGCTGGTACAACTTATTCTAGATCAGACCCGATGTCAGAGCTCAAACAGCTTCTGGGTGACAGCAGTCGAAAGTTCGTAAATACATCTTTCAAGCTCTCATCCACACAGCATCTTACGGAGAACGGAATCATGCAGGCACAGGGCAAGCCATCTTTGCCCAGGATCAAGCAAGAGTCAGACTTTGGTGATCATTCTCCATCCATGGGACATTATAACATGGACAATGGTCAGTTGCAAGTTGGCCAATACCCTGGTGCTCCCATGTCTCCTGGTCAAGCAGCCATTAGACACTCAACTCAGGCAGCTCTGCAACAGCACCTTCACTACAAGAGGAACCTCTTCTCTAGTCATTCCCCTGGCTTTGGCGCATCGGGCCCTGCGCCtttccaaaatgtaaaaaaatggtGGCCCCAGATGGAAGCCAATGGTTTCACTCATATGAGCATAAAACAGGAGCCCAAGCAACccaagaggaaaaaaatcagCCAAGGATCTCCTGTCATCAAAAGTATGAGTGGGACGCTCTCAGGCTCTCTTCTTCCTAAATCCAAACAGATTATAATCAAGAAGACCAAGCAAAAAGCCTCTGTGCCAACGTTCCTGCCTAAGAGTCAGATAACTGTGGATAAAACGGCAGTCCTTATGATGGGCCGAGCCAACACCCTGAACGACCTGCAACCACATTCACTGCCCCTCTTACCCTCCCATAGTAACTCCACTCAGGCGGCTGCTGCAGGCCTCCCTGCACCAGCCCAATCTCAGGTATCAAATGCTAACCTCTCAATGGCTCCCTCTTCCACAAATTCTGCATTGTCAGTGAGCAATTCCACCCAAATGGTCTCTTTTTCCCCACAAATGGCCCATGGAGCCCATGCCAAGTCAAAAGAAGTGGATAGTTTAGTCCATACCAATGCTAACATTGCCTCAGCTCTGACCTCCACATCCATACCAAACACAACACAATTACCGGGTCTCATAAACGTAGACCCTAAGTATGAAGAACTGATACTGCAGTTTGAAGCAGAATTTGGAGACACAGCTGCAGACACACCTTCCGGCAAAGCCAAGTCTGAAGCAGTTACAGCTTCGCGGATAATGAATCAGTCCCAGACCAGTACGCAGGATCTCACATCATCTATCACCCATAATCAGCCATCCTTCAATAGCGCTGCACCTCGTGTGAACAATAAAGAGATGGATGGCGACAAAGATGAGTTTGGAGCCCCAGCTGAACTTACCCCAAATGAAGCATCTACAGTGACTCCAGTGAAGGAGCAGCAGGAGCCCCTATCCAGCATCCCTCAAAATTCGCACACCCCACTTGATAAGCATCCTCAACATGGTCAGACACAGGAAACCTTCAACGTACCATGTTCCCCCATGCCTAAACGAATGAAAATCCAAGCCACGGGTGATGTGGCTGTTCTCTCCACCACTTGCTACTCTGAGGAGGACACGCCCACTAAGGATGGTCTGTCCTTCTCTCCATCTTTGAAAGGGTTCTTAGAGTCCCCACTAAAATATTTAGACACACCCACCAGGAGCTTGTTGGATACACCTTCTAAAGATCTGCAGGCGGATTTACCTACTTGCAcctgtgtgg AACAAACTCTGGTGAAAGATGAAGGGCCCGACTACAATCACTTGGGATCTGGACCCACTGTGGCTTCCATACGAGACCTGATGGAGACACG GTATGGTGAAAAAGGAGAGGCCGTTCGGATAGAGAAAGTGGTGTACACCGGTAGAGAGGGGAAAAGCTCAAGAGGTTGCCCAATTGCCAAATGG GTGATTCGTCGTGGGAGTGAGAAAGAAAAGCTGCTGTGTCTGGTGCGCCATCGTGCGGGCCACTATTGTGCAAATGcagtcatcatcatcctcatcatggCCTGGGAAGGTGTCCCACGGTCTATGGCTGACACATTGTACCGCGAGATCAGCGACACGCTCACCAAATTTGGAAACCCCACCAGTAGACGCTGCGGCCTCAATGATGA TCGTACATGCGCATGCCAAGGCAAGGATCCTGACACCTGCGGTGCTTCCTTTTCCTTCGGCTGCTCTTGGAGCATGTACTTCAATGGCTGTAAATACGCCCGAAGCAAAGTACCGCGCAAGTTCCGGCTACAAGGAGACCACCCTGAAGAG GAGAACAAACTCAGGGATCAATTCCAGAATCTGGCCACTGAGGTGGCTCCATTGTACAAGAGGCTGGCTCCTCAAGCCTACAGCAACCAG TGTCAATCAGAGTCGAAGGCTTCAGACTGCAGGCTTGGCTTGAAGGCAGGCAGGCCATTTGCTGGAGTCACTGCTTGCCTGGACTTCTGTGCCCATGCCCATAAGGACCAGCACAACCTATACAATGGTTGCACAGTG GTGTGCACTTTGACCAAGGAGGACAACCGCATGGTGGGGGGGATCCCTCCAGATGAACAGCTCCATGTCTTGCCTCTCTACAAAATCTCCACCACGGATGAATTTGGCAGCGAGGAGGGCCAGGAACTCAAGATGAAGACGGGAGCCATTCAGGTGCTTCAGGCTTTCCGCCGAGAAGTACGCAAGTTGCCCGAACCAGCCAAGTCGTGCCGTCAGCGCCGCCTAGACGCCAAGAAAGCTGCGTCAGAAAAGAAGAAGAGTAAACTGCAGCAGAAGGCAGCAGAGACCCCAGAGAAGACGGTGGCTAAAAGCGAAGTATTGTTCAGTGAGTCTCCTCAACACCCAGGAAATAAAG CAATTATAAAACAGGAGGTTTTGCCCAACATTAAAAAGGAGCCTTTAAATGGATCAATGGATGGACACGCTTTGCAAGCAGCAGATGCAATCAAGACCATGTGCCCACATCCTGCCTACTATGCAAGGGGAGGCCTCCCCACAACTGGCCAGCCCTCAGCAGGAGACCCAGTGAATGGCTATAACCACAATCTGCCAGCATCACACTACGGCTTCTATAACTACCCCTCCAATGCACTTTTTGGACCCAAGATGAGAACCTATGAGGGTCGAAATGGTTCTTTGTCCAACGCAGGGAGGATGACTTTCCAGGTAGACAAAAAGCCTGATAGTCGCAGCCTTCAAGCTAGACCGGCCCATTCTTATCCTGGCCATTTAGAGCAACCCGACCAATTTAATAGCCAGTCTTCAGTCTCCAACCAGTCACGTCCTTCTTCTGTCTCCTCCGAGGCCTCCAACAGAGGCACTCCAGTCATCAAGCAGGAGCCAATGGATATGCCAGTCTGTGAGGACACAGCTTCACCCTGTGACACCCCCCAACCTTCGACTCCCTGGCCTGGAAACAGGTTTGATGGGAACGTTGCTCCCATGAACTGGGATCATCACAATACAAAACAACGGCCAGAAAATTCCTTTGCTCATGAAGAAAAGCCGATGATCCACCAGCAGCAAGCATCTCCTTACCCCCAACCGTGGACAGCCTTCCCTGGTTCCAATTCCCGCACTGCTGCTTCACCAGTTTCTCATgtacctccctcctcctcccctcatTTAGGTGTCCTGGGTAACATACACCAAGGATCTCCGCGTCCAACCACCCCCCGCCCGAGCACCCCTCACCCAGGGACACCACAGCCAGGTCTCCCTCACCCGTTCTTACTTCCACACATAGGCAATTCTCAATCCCCCTCGCATACACCGCAGCCTGCCACTCCCAGGCAATGGGCCAGCCCTGCCCCAAGTCCCGAGCCAACCTCTTGGGCTATGGGACATGGAACATACAGCCCTGGTTTGAAGCACAGCAATCCTGCCGGCGCCTACCCAGACAAGATGTGGTCCAAAACCGGTGAAAGTCGCTGTTCCACCCCCCTCGGAGTTCAAGAGAAATCCTGGAAATCTTGTGGAGGCTCAGTGGCAGGCAGTACACCATCTCCCACCCCTGAGGGGCGCCTCTTCCCCGATGCACTGCAACAGTCCGATCAGGCTTGCTGGGACCACAGTCGAGCCGAGAGTGATGGCCAGAGCTTCAAGGGCCGCGAGAGAGACGACAACGAGGTGTGGTCTGACAGTGAGCACAATTTCCTCGATCCCAACATCGGAGGCGTCGCCGTGGCACCGGCCCACGGGTCCATACTGATTGAATGCGCTCGTCGGGAACTACATGCTACCACTCCTCTCAAAAAGCCAGATCGCTCCCACCCCTCTCGCATCTCTCTGGTCTTCTATCAGCACAAAAACCTCCAACAGCCCATGCACGGCCTGGCACTGTGGGAGGCCAAAATGAAGATGCTGGCAGAGGAGGCGCGCCAGAGGCAGCAGGAAGCAGCTCGGCTGGGCCTTTCCCAGGAGGAAATTAAGGCGCTCAGCAAGAAACGCAAATGGGGGTCCATGGCGGCAGGGGCCATGTTAGGTGCTGGACAATCGAAAGACAAGAGGGAGGGGCCAGTAACACGGCTAGCTCCCACTCTCCACACCACCTCAATCGTTGACGTGTCTCCCTATGCCTTCACGCAGCCCACTGGGCCATACAGCCACTTTGTGTGA